In the Elizabethkingia bruuniana genome, CCTTTCATAGCAGGTTCGATAGACTCATAATCGTCTCTGTTGATACCGTAATTCCCAATTAACGGATATGTCATACATACGATCTGACCACAATACGAAGGGTCTGAAATAAGTTCCTGATAGCCGGACATACCGGTATTGAAAACTACTTCTCCTTCTGTGTCTACGTTGGCACCGAATCCCACCCCGTGGAAAACTTCGCCGCTTTCTAATATTAGCTTTTTCTTCATTTTATTTTCCTGTACAATGTACAATCCATGTTGTACACTATATTTTTATATTAAATTATTTGCTTTATTCTTTTGTTACTTATAGAGTTTTGAATGTGTAGCCTTTTGCTTCCAGCTCGTCTTTTAGGATAGCCATTCTCGCAAAAACACCGTTCTTCATCTGAGTGAAGATTCTTGAGCGCTTACATTCTACCAGAGTATCATCTATTTCGACACCTCTGTTTATTGGAGCCGGATGCATAATAATAGCATTGGGTTTCATTGTTTTTTCACGCTCTAATGTCAACCCGTACCTCTTATGGTATTCAGCATCTGTATAGCTCATCTTATCATCATGCCTTTCATGCTGAATCCTCAGAAGCATTAGTACATCTACATCTTTTATAAGCTCATCCAGGGGTTGATAAGTACCATTGATAATAGCGCCTTCATCAAACCATTTGGATGGACCGGAGAAGCTAACTCTTGCACCCAGTTTTCTTAAAGCCTGAGCATTTGAGTTGGCAACACGGCTATGCTTCACATCGCCTACGATACCGACCTTTAGTCCCTCAAAGCTTCCAAACTCTTGTTTTATTGTCAACAAATCCAACATTGACTGACTTGGATGGTTTCCTTTACCATCACCACCGTTGATAATCGGAATATTAATATTGTCCAGCTGATCAAAGTAATGATCTTCTTTATGACGAATGACAACAATATTTACACCTATAGATTCTATTGTTTTTACAGTATCATATAAGCTTTCTCCTTTGTTAACCGAACTGGTCATTGCTTCAAAAGGCACGACTTGTAGTCCGAGTTTTCTTTCAGCCATATCAAAACTTGTTTTGGTACGGGTGCTGTCTTCGAAGAACATGTTTGCGCAAAAGCAATCACCTACAATTTTAGCTTGTTTACCATTAGCAAATTCAGCAGCTTCTTCGAGAATTTTTTCAATCTTTTCTGTACTTAGTTCGGTTATTGTTAGCATATTATCTATAGTTTAAGCATAAAAAAAACGAAGACCAAAAAGCCTTCGTTTTAAAAAATAAATATCTTTATGGCTGGTAAGCCATCAAATTTCACGTCTTGTACTTGTATAGTAGGGTGCAATGTTTCCATTGGGTGCAAATATACAACAAAATTATATTGCTAAACAAATAATCCTCCTTAAAAAAGGTTAAATTTTATGTTCAATCTTAATTATAAAAGATTTATCCGCTTAAAAGGCATATTAACAGAAAAGTTATATCTGCAATTCCTGAAAAATCACTAACTTTCTTCTTTGAATTGATTAAAAACAAAAATCTATAATCCATGAGTAACAACTATAAGGTGCACAACCTTCCTGATTATTTTAAACAGTATAAAAAATCCATTAAAAACCCTAAAAAATTCTGGGACAAAATTGCAGATGAAAACTTCGTATGGTACCAAAGATGGAGCAAGGTTCTGGAATACGATATGGAGGAAGCCAACATCAAATGGTTTAAAAACGCAAAACTAAATATTACCAAAAATTGTCTGGACAGGCATCTTAATGAAAGAGGAGATAAAACAGCTATAATCTGGGAACCTAATGATCCTAAAGAAGAGGCACAGCATATTACGTATAAAGATTTGCATGAAAGAGTATGCAAAATGGCCAATGTACTAACTGAAATGGGAGTAGAAAAAGGCGATCGTGTATGTATATATTTACCTATGATTCCGGAACTGGCAGTAACAATGTTGGCTTGTGCCAAAATGGGAGCTGTACATTCTGTTATTTTCGCTGGCTTCTCTTCTTCTGCAATAGCTTCCAGAGCACAGGATTGTGGTGCAAAAGTAATTGTATGTTCTGACGGCAGCTATAGAGGAAACAAGGCACTTGACCTTAAAGGTATTGTAGATGAGGCTTTGGACAACCATAATACAGGTATTGAAAAAGTATTGGTGGTAAAACGTACCAATACTGAAGTTA is a window encoding:
- a CDS encoding aspartate carbamoyltransferase catalytic subunit → MLTITELSTEKIEKILEEAAEFANGKQAKIVGDCFCANMFFEDSTRTKTSFDMAERKLGLQVVPFEAMTSSVNKGESLYDTVKTIESIGVNIVVIRHKEDHYFDQLDNINIPIINGGDGKGNHPSQSMLDLLTIKQEFGSFEGLKVGIVGDVKHSRVANSNAQALRKLGARVSFSGPSKWFDEGAIINGTYQPLDELIKDVDVLMLLRIQHERHDDKMSYTDAEYHKRYGLTLEREKTMKPNAIIMHPAPINRGVEIDDTLVECKRSRIFTQMKNGVFARMAILKDELEAKGYTFKTL